A genomic stretch from Candidatus Zixiibacteriota bacterium includes:
- a CDS encoding HAMP domain-containing histidine kinase, translated as MASKSKISRRIDALYIGKSTFLKVFLLGGVAVVSAIFIWYTFDVIGQLQTDTRTQAEKYVRLWQLAANSPTSGEELPFVFEEIILKATLPIIVLDANRTPIQWRNIPDLDLTDTTTVTRAQLKKIADRMTAQGNQFPLHFGQGYVNYFCYGDPPVIDQLRMMPFVEIGIVVAFMLVGIIGFQNIRKSEERHIWVGMAKETAHQLGTPITSMMGWLEVMRSECGVDTSSVDSSLLGDTIENISADVDRLQKVANRFGQIGSAPDLVLNDLNKLAEDTLEYYRRRLPYEGEGVKLVLNAGDLPSINFNAELLGWVLENLVKNALQAVEARSGRVELTTRLTTSGDEVVIEVTDNGAGIAPPAARKIFRAGFTTKKRGWGLGLTLVKRIVEEYHGGKISLTKSKPGETTFEICLPLNSETKT; from the coding sequence ATGGCAAGCAAGTCAAAAATCTCTCGCCGCATCGACGCCCTTTACATCGGCAAATCGACTTTCCTGAAAGTCTTTTTGCTGGGTGGGGTGGCGGTGGTATCGGCGATTTTTATCTGGTACACATTTGATGTCATCGGTCAGCTTCAGACCGACACCCGCACGCAGGCGGAGAAGTATGTCCGTCTCTGGCAGTTGGCCGCCAACTCGCCGACTTCGGGTGAAGAGTTGCCGTTTGTTTTTGAAGAGATTATCTTAAAAGCTACTCTCCCCATAATAGTCCTCGATGCCAACCGCACGCCGATTCAATGGCGCAATATTCCAGACCTTGATCTGACCGACACCACCACAGTCACCAGAGCGCAGTTGAAAAAGATCGCCGACCGAATGACCGCTCAGGGGAACCAGTTCCCACTGCACTTTGGCCAGGGTTATGTCAATTACTTCTGCTATGGCGACCCGCCGGTGATCGATCAGTTGCGCATGATGCCGTTTGTGGAGATAGGCATTGTGGTAGCTTTCATGTTGGTCGGGATCATCGGATTTCAGAACATCCGCAAAAGCGAAGAGCGGCATATCTGGGTCGGTATGGCCAAAGAGACGGCGCATCAGTTGGGGACACCGATTACTTCAATGATGGGCTGGCTGGAGGTGATGCGCTCGGAGTGTGGTGTCGACACCAGCAGTGTTGATAGTTCTTTGCTTGGCGACACTATCGAGAACATCTCAGCCGATGTCGACCGTTTGCAAAAAGTGGCCAACCGGTTCGGACAGATCGGCTCGGCTCCGGACCTGGTGCTAAACGACCTAAACAAACTGGCCGAGGACACCCTTGAGTACTACCGACGTCGCCTGCCCTACGAAGGTGAGGGCGTAAAGCTGGTCTTGAACGCCGGCGACCTGCCGTCGATCAACTTCAATGCCGAACTGCTCGGATGGGTCCTTGAGAACCTGGTCAAGAACGCCTTACAGGCGGTCGAGGCTCGCAGCGGTCGAGTGGAATTGACCACACGGCTGACCACCAGTGGTGATGAAGTAGTCATTGAGGTCACCGATAACGGCGCCGGCATTGCGCCACCGGCGGCACGAAAAATCTTCAGAGCCGGATTCACCACCAAGAAAAGGGGGTGGGGCTTGGGACTGACATTGGTGAAGCGGATCGTGGAAGAATACCACGGCGGCAAAATATCTTTGACAAAATCCAAGCCGGGCGAAACTACTTTTGAGATTTGCCTGCCGCTCAACAGCGAAACCAAAACCTGA
- the serS gene encoding serine--tRNA ligase encodes MLDMRFIRENPDTVKQGLTKKYDKSDIDQIVKLDEDRREIIRQVEQLKSQRNTASAEIAKKKKAGEPADDAIAAMRKVGEEIAAFDGKLRELEQELQTKLSWVPNLPHDDVPVGKDETSNKFVRDWGEKPAQDFDVLPHWEIGEKLGIIDFQAAARLSGSMFYLLKGMGARLERALYNYMLDMHLADGYVECATPILVTADTMFGTGQLPKLADDMYKMDEDDLYLIPTAEVSLTNIYKGQIIDHTQLPIHLVGYTPCFRREAGAAGKDTRGMTRVHQFGKVELVHICRPENSLEEFDKLLGQAEKVLQGLKIPYRVMVLASGDLSFASARTYDLELYSAGVDKYIEISSVSTFDDFQARRMNARFRDEERKVQFVHTLNGSGQALARLYAAILENYQNSDGTITIPEVLRPYMGGADKIG; translated from the coding sequence ATGCTCGACATGAGATTCATCCGGGAAAACCCGGACACAGTCAAACAAGGGCTGACCAAAAAATACGACAAGAGTGATATCGACCAGATAGTCAAGCTGGATGAAGACCGACGCGAAATCATTCGCCAGGTCGAACAGCTAAAAAGCCAACGCAACACAGCCTCTGCCGAAATCGCCAAGAAGAAAAAAGCGGGCGAACCGGCCGACGATGCTATCGCCGCCATGCGCAAAGTAGGCGAAGAGATCGCCGCGTTCGATGGCAAACTGCGCGAACTGGAACAGGAACTGCAAACCAAACTAAGCTGGGTGCCCAATCTGCCCCACGATGATGTCCCCGTAGGCAAAGATGAAACATCCAACAAGTTCGTGCGCGATTGGGGCGAGAAACCGGCACAAGATTTCGATGTCCTGCCACATTGGGAGATCGGCGAGAAACTGGGAATCATCGACTTCCAGGCAGCGGCGCGGCTGTCCGGATCGATGTTTTATCTGCTCAAGGGGATGGGTGCGCGGTTGGAGCGAGCGCTGTACAATTATATGCTCGACATGCATCTGGCCGACGGCTATGTCGAGTGTGCCACGCCCATTCTGGTCACCGCCGACACTATGTTCGGCACCGGTCAGTTGCCCAAGCTGGCCGATGACATGTACAAAATGGACGAGGACGATCTCTACCTGATCCCGACGGCTGAAGTGTCTTTGACCAATATCTATAAAGGTCAGATCATCGACCATACCCAACTTCCGATCCATCTGGTCGGTTACACCCCCTGTTTCCGGCGCGAAGCAGGCGCCGCCGGCAAGGATACACGCGGCATGACTCGGGTCCATCAGTTCGGCAAGGTGGAGCTGGTTCATATATGTCGACCCGAGAACTCTCTTGAGGAGTTTGACAAATTGCTCGGCCAGGCGGAGAAAGTGCTGCAAGGTCTTAAGATTCCATATCGTGTGATGGTGCTGGCCAGCGGCGATTTGTCGTTCGCCTCGGCCCGGACTTATGATCTGGAACTGTACAGCGCAGGCGTTGATAAGTACATCGAAATCTCTTCGGTATCGACGTTCGATGACTTTCAGGCGCGTCGGATGAATGCGCGGTTCCGCGATGAAGAACGCAAGGTGCAATTCGTCCACACCCTCAACGGATCGGGACAGGCGCTGGCCCGGCTGTACGCCGCCATACTTGAGAACTATCAGAACTCAGACGGCACTATCACCATCCCGGAGGTTCTCAGGCCGTACATGGGTGGAGCGGACAAGATAGGCTGA
- a CDS encoding RNA-binding protein, producing MNIYIGNLSFDATEDQLRQAFEGYGEVSSVNIIKDKYTGESRGFAFVEMSGQDEAQAAIAGLNGQDLNGRALNINEARPRTENRDRGGRGGGGRGGGGGGGGRW from the coding sequence ATGAATATCTACATCGGAAATCTGTCGTTTGATGCGACGGAAGATCAACTACGCCAGGCGTTTGAAGGCTATGGCGAAGTCTCAAGCGTCAATATTATCAAGGACAAGTACACCGGAGAATCCAGAGGATTCGCTTTTGTGGAAATGTCCGGGCAGGACGAAGCTCAGGCCGCTATTGCCGGTCTGAACGGCCAGGATTTGAACGGCCGGGCGCTGAACATTAACGAAGCACGCCCGCGCACCGAAAACCGCGACCGTGGCGGTCGTGGCGGCGGTGGCCGTGGCGGCGGCGGTGGTGGCGGCGGACGCTGGTAA
- a CDS encoding YCF48-related protein, with amino-acid sequence MRWPVVLACLAVLGCERSTVGTDQLAQPGWQPQHATFEGNQLYAVALADKNVGWIVGGEGAILHSEDVGANWSYQSSGTVHDLRGVAAFDGDTAWVVGQKGSVLRTITGGRVWLPCFVGVPDHNYNAVAYVDAHHVWVVGDTGTIITTSDGGRSWRQVSGSVEYNLRGIAFVDSRRGTVVGTDGTILGTNDGGATWEEVSSGTKQHLLSVCFSGDKGWAVGSGGAIVYTADGGAGWSLLESPVGEDLVDVAVSDQADVWAVGRGGTILSSSDSEHNWQVQPSPTNRDLYGLSVNSGSGWIVGAYTLLRAANSGGWLDNSSGTFPLATLEEVVFVDDDNGWAVGYGGSILRTVDGGHSWDYQSLRKNSWFYDAHFINKDTGWLVGSVGLFPYDGLVVGTVDGGQNWQPQPRFDSVTFRGLVFADSTDGWIVGTAEHDTHRGIIYHTADGGHTWQKQDSTLWELYDIEFVWFYTGWAVGRKGLIVRTVDKGAHWSSDGLDTTGVIDHDVTLRAVTFIDDNVGWVAGDDGSVYRTLDGGVTWVKQTTGTTHDLADVLFIDERTGWVTGMDGLILYTFNGGAYWTIQGGGMNRNLSCITFINAYNGWIVGENGTILKTSLGGRWYAR; translated from the coding sequence ATGCGATGGCCAGTAGTGTTGGCCTGCTTGGCGGTGCTCGGATGTGAGCGCAGTACGGTCGGCACCGATCAACTGGCCCAGCCGGGCTGGCAGCCGCAACACGCGACCTTTGAGGGCAATCAACTCTATGCCGTGGCTCTGGCCGACAAGAATGTCGGTTGGATCGTCGGCGGTGAAGGGGCCATCCTGCATTCTGAGGATGTCGGCGCCAATTGGAGCTACCAGAGTTCGGGTACGGTCCACGACTTGCGCGGCGTGGCCGCCTTTGATGGCGACACAGCCTGGGTGGTCGGGCAAAAAGGATCGGTACTGCGCACGATCACCGGCGGCCGGGTATGGCTCCCCTGCTTCGTCGGGGTACCAGACCACAACTACAACGCCGTGGCCTATGTTGATGCCCATCATGTCTGGGTGGTCGGAGATACCGGAACGATCATAACAACCTCCGACGGCGGCCGCAGTTGGCGCCAGGTATCCGGGTCAGTGGAGTATAATCTTCGTGGCATCGCCTTTGTTGACAGTCGGCGCGGCACGGTGGTCGGCACCGATGGGACTATCCTTGGTACCAACGACGGCGGTGCTACCTGGGAGGAAGTATCCAGCGGTACCAAGCAGCATTTGTTGTCGGTCTGTTTTTCCGGTGACAAAGGCTGGGCGGTAGGTTCAGGCGGCGCTATAGTATACACAGCCGACGGCGGCGCTGGTTGGTCGCTCCTGGAAAGCCCGGTCGGTGAGGATTTAGTCGATGTGGCTGTTTCCGACCAAGCCGACGTGTGGGCGGTGGGGCGAGGCGGCACGATTCTCTCCTCTTCCGACAGCGAACACAATTGGCAAGTCCAACCCAGCCCCACCAACCGAGACCTGTACGGGTTGTCTGTCAACTCTGGTTCCGGCTGGATCGTAGGCGCCTACACGCTGCTTCGCGCCGCCAACTCAGGCGGCTGGCTGGACAATTCGTCCGGGACATTTCCTCTGGCCACACTTGAGGAAGTTGTTTTTGTAGATGATGACAACGGCTGGGCGGTCGGGTATGGCGGCAGTATCCTTCGCACGGTCGACGGCGGCCACAGTTGGGACTATCAATCGCTGCGCAAGAATTCATGGTTCTACGATGCTCACTTTATCAACAAAGACACCGGCTGGCTGGTCGGTAGCGTGGGGCTGTTCCCTTATGACGGTCTGGTTGTCGGTACCGTTGACGGCGGGCAAAACTGGCAGCCCCAGCCCAGGTTCGACAGTGTCACATTCCGGGGATTGGTATTCGCCGATTCTACCGATGGTTGGATTGTCGGAACGGCCGAGCATGATACGCACCGCGGCATTATCTACCATACCGCCGATGGCGGTCATACCTGGCAGAAACAAGATTCTACGCTTTGGGAGCTATATGATATCGAGTTCGTCTGGTTCTACACCGGCTGGGCGGTTGGCCGTAAAGGGCTGATCGTGCGAACGGTGGACAAGGGTGCGCATTGGAGCTCAGACGGACTCGACACCACCGGCGTGATCGATCATGACGTCACACTGAGGGCTGTAACGTTCATAGACGATAACGTCGGATGGGTGGCGGGTGACGACGGTAGTGTCTATCGCACGCTGGACGGTGGAGTTACCTGGGTGAAGCAGACCACCGGGACGACACACGATCTGGCCGATGTGCTGTTTATCGATGAGCGCACCGGATGGGTAACAGGTATGGACGGATTGATCCTGTACACCTTCAACGGCGGTGCTTATTGGACCATTCAGGGAGGCGGGATGAATCGAAACCTTTCCTGTATTACCTTCATCAATGCTTACAACGGCTGGATCGTCGGCGAGAACGGCACGATACTGAAAACCAGCCTGGGTGGCCGTTGGTACGCGCGGTAG
- a CDS encoding T9SS type A sorting domain-containing protein: protein MNQDNGQLESGHSAHYGGIGGGRTGLVLAGLMWSLFTLTFLAVSGGAATLGTVTVTDNTDNDTETHAGWRWEKATSHTVSMTPGNCGANVHHKSILAIDVSASGGDHDASWLVDYTVQFDVITTPGDAYDLYIETSRLMSMVVNNDGGAWAWAELGAVNGSYTGPSGAGTLDLGSFEDIDNDSNHGSDVCQDINDGPAVFHINHDQPYSFAIRFTWTAHVGSENQGLIGGDEAAIRGGIAQSISPRLWAGDYPGDPDHLDCGTGRNISTDGHFVKLDLISSVVEGGVTQSIMKKYLFGPPRPCLYETWGWAGCLGDNYDVDLYYTNSTTMQVVCTDRIEVRDGRRQWYTALDCWDCSGDFVAWLLTDIPGKDGGDGNSISGTFPLQRVYEIDNTPAIAIEKTHATLQGQYEQVSITIANSQLLMGGFDFLIAYDASALATPEVTPGQLLEDCGWEYFTYRHGADGNCGDACPSGLVRIFALAETNNGPNHPICFGPPDTDPHELANMRFLVTNDRTFECQYVPIKFFWTDCGDNSVSSVDGELMFVSDHVYEFEGTDITDPSFGFPTYFGVQSECFEGGDPDKPTPLPLIDFYNGGIDIVCADSIDDRGDVNLNGVVNEVADAVLFSNYFVHGISVFNVNVEGQIAASDVNADGIALSVADLVYQIRIITGDALPYPKLTPITATADLVNGVLSVDADMGAAYVVVDNSVTPVLLAESMEMKYHYDADHDLTRILVYSMEKDRRFAGDFLGGIDGSVMTLEMTTYEGSPVTSKLVPDEFALYPSYPNPFNPVTTIPFALATSVDYDLVIYNSLGQTVKTFSGHSGPGLERIDWNASGYASGVYFYRLTAGDFTDTRKMVLLK, encoded by the coding sequence ATGAATCAAGATAATGGACAACTTGAGAGCGGTCATTCCGCACATTACGGTGGAATTGGCGGTGGACGCACTGGGCTGGTACTCGCTGGTCTCATGTGGTCGCTGTTCACACTGACTTTTCTTGCCGTGTCCGGGGGTGCAGCTACTCTCGGCACCGTGACAGTAACTGATAATACGGACAATGACACAGAAACGCACGCCGGGTGGAGGTGGGAGAAGGCAACTTCACACACCGTGTCCATGACACCCGGGAACTGCGGTGCCAACGTGCATCACAAGAGTATCCTAGCGATAGACGTGAGCGCCAGTGGCGGCGACCACGATGCCTCTTGGCTCGTAGACTATACCGTCCAGTTCGATGTCATCACGACACCGGGCGACGCCTACGATCTCTATATAGAAACCAGCCGCCTGATGAGCATGGTCGTCAATAATGACGGCGGCGCGTGGGCCTGGGCCGAACTCGGCGCTGTCAACGGTTCATACACCGGGCCCTCCGGCGCCGGGACACTGGATTTGGGCTCGTTTGAGGATATTGACAACGACAGTAACCATGGCTCAGACGTGTGTCAGGATATAAATGATGGTCCTGCAGTTTTCCATATCAATCACGATCAACCCTACTCTTTCGCGATCCGTTTCACATGGACCGCTCACGTAGGATCCGAGAACCAGGGGCTTATCGGTGGGGATGAGGCCGCGATCCGAGGTGGGATTGCTCAGTCCATAAGCCCCAGATTGTGGGCCGGAGATTATCCGGGCGATCCTGATCATCTCGATTGTGGTACCGGGCGTAACATTTCAACCGATGGCCACTTTGTGAAGCTGGACCTCATCAGTTCCGTGGTCGAAGGTGGTGTCACTCAGTCCATAATGAAGAAATATCTTTTCGGTCCGCCGAGACCTTGTCTTTATGAGACGTGGGGCTGGGCGGGGTGTCTTGGTGACAATTACGATGTCGATTTGTACTATACCAATTCAACCACTATGCAAGTGGTGTGCACTGATCGCATCGAGGTTCGAGATGGACGTCGCCAATGGTACACGGCCTTGGATTGTTGGGATTGCAGCGGCGACTTTGTGGCCTGGTTGCTGACCGATATCCCTGGCAAGGACGGCGGCGACGGAAACAGCATTAGCGGTACTTTTCCACTGCAGCGCGTCTATGAGATAGACAACACCCCGGCGATTGCAATCGAAAAAACCCATGCCACGCTGCAGGGGCAATATGAACAAGTCTCCATTACTATTGCCAACTCACAGCTCCTAATGGGGGGATTCGATTTCCTGATCGCTTATGATGCCTCTGCCTTGGCGACTCCCGAGGTGACACCGGGTCAACTGCTGGAAGATTGCGGTTGGGAGTACTTCACATATCGACACGGCGCCGACGGCAACTGCGGCGATGCCTGTCCATCCGGTCTGGTGCGCATTTTTGCCTTGGCAGAGACCAACAACGGCCCCAACCACCCCATCTGCTTCGGACCTCCGGATACCGACCCGCATGAGCTGGCCAACATGAGATTCCTGGTGACCAATGATCGCACATTCGAGTGTCAGTATGTGCCGATCAAGTTCTTCTGGACCGACTGCGGTGATAACTCGGTGTCGTCGGTGGACGGTGAACTGATGTTCGTTTCCGATCATGTCTACGAATTCGAGGGCACGGATATCACCGATCCCAGCTTTGGTTTTCCGACCTATTTCGGTGTTCAGTCGGAGTGCTTCGAAGGTGGAGATCCCGATAAACCGACGCCGCTGCCATTGATTGACTTCTATAACGGCGGGATCGATATCGTCTGTGCCGACTCGATCGATGATCGCGGTGATGTCAACCTCAACGGTGTGGTCAACGAAGTTGCCGACGCCGTGCTGTTCAGCAATTACTTCGTACACGGTATTTCGGTCTTTAACGTCAACGTCGAAGGTCAGATCGCGGCCTCCGACGTCAACGCCGATGGGATCGCTCTGTCGGTGGCCGATCTGGTCTACCAGATTCGTATAATCACCGGTGATGCCCTGCCGTATCCTAAACTCACCCCGATAACGGCCACGGCCGATCTTGTCAACGGTGTCCTGTCGGTGGATGCTGACATGGGTGCTGCTTATGTCGTGGTGGACAACTCTGTGACGCCTGTGTTGCTGGCTGAGTCGATGGAGATGAAATACCATTACGACGCCGACCATGATCTGACTCGCATCCTTGTCTACAGCATGGAGAAAGATCGACGATTCGCAGGTGACTTCCTCGGCGGTATCGACGGCAGCGTGATGACTCTGGAGATGACCACCTACGAAGGCAGTCCGGTGACATCCAAACTGGTGCCGGATGAGTTCGCACTGTATCCCAGTTACCCGAACCCGTTCAACCCGGTCACGACGATACCGTTCGCCTTGGCGACTTCGGTTGACTATGACCTTGTGATCTACAACTCTCTTGGTCAGACGGTGAAGACGTTCAGCGGCCACTCCGGTCCCGGTCTTGAACGCATCGACTGGAACGCCTCTGGCTACGCCAGCGGTGTCTACTTCTATCGATTGACAGCCGGTGATTTCACCGACACCAGGAAGATGGTGTTGTTGAAATAA
- a CDS encoding HAMP domain-containing histidine kinase, giving the protein MKLVALVIVSLVLSAPAIFAVRTVESAQEASLLPYQFKTHGVIKLQSGTGSITPMAVPGQDRPGAWEVANHWREDTLSFIVFWRDLLAGGAINQVNRRVWHLMVPMGGDFDGDGEYEVAFTYQLGDGVWVEMVEVGGETEYKHHLFTFVDSNSNGRWDGGCKISKTEDFNDDGVDEFLVTAFSGFDLLPRTYYCLDWRGDSVLWKYDITGLPMGPFVTRDASGRITGAAIAVMSMGNAVSTDAMDDRHSYLIGLDKNGNERWHIVLGGIFSQIGLMPMDMDGDGDEELLTYTCFGESDTVGQAGSLIRLFSTDGLLLDSLRLPEGPVVRQLIGGDLDADGSDEILLTTTGGQIIVYDKMLTEIGRYQFETEPSVWKVGGFLDNGRNQLIVSTADGMTFLLDGDFRLLAQYEGLFNYDYSHRLDFDPELAVSPLLLRDLIEPQSLVVYFEEQPFLARLTTFMVRHRWTFLAVLGLLAIALVATNYHRRKVRRNLELISLQRDELEQARNELQKAMVDLVTAQTRLVQSEKMASLGMLVAGIAHEINNTLGAMASNNNTAYRAVGRLRQLLAGAEVDPKRMTDLDKTFDVAEASSRNVGDGADSIAGIVKRLRSFARLDEAELQRVDVHDCLDETIGLLHGQLAQNIIVNREYGDLPRIACYPSQLNQVFLNLLANAKEAISGRGEITIQTAVRDGMGVITVSDTGEGIPPDRLDKVFDPGYTTKGVGVGTGLGLAICYQIMRDHQGDITVASEPGQGTTFTVSLPLDPG; this is encoded by the coding sequence GTGAAACTGGTTGCTTTGGTAATTGTGTCCCTGGTTCTCTCGGCTCCGGCGATCTTCGCGGTGCGGACCGTTGAAAGCGCTCAAGAGGCGTCCCTTCTTCCGTACCAATTCAAAACTCACGGTGTAATCAAGCTCCAATCCGGTACTGGGTCCATAACTCCGATGGCGGTACCCGGCCAGGACCGTCCGGGAGCCTGGGAAGTAGCCAATCATTGGCGCGAGGATACACTCAGTTTCATAGTCTTCTGGCGCGACCTTTTGGCAGGTGGCGCAATCAATCAGGTGAATCGAAGGGTGTGGCACCTTATGGTTCCCATGGGTGGAGATTTTGACGGTGACGGAGAGTATGAAGTCGCGTTTACATATCAACTGGGGGACGGAGTTTGGGTGGAGATGGTTGAAGTCGGTGGTGAGACCGAGTACAAGCATCATCTCTTCACTTTCGTTGATAGCAACTCCAACGGACGCTGGGACGGTGGCTGCAAAATCTCAAAGACTGAGGACTTCAACGACGACGGCGTGGATGAATTCCTGGTGACCGCCTTCTCAGGCTTCGATCTGCTTCCCCGGACATACTACTGTCTGGACTGGCGTGGCGATTCGGTGCTGTGGAAGTATGACATCACCGGTTTGCCGATGGGGCCATTTGTTACCAGGGACGCTTCCGGTCGGATCACGGGAGCGGCGATTGCCGTAATGTCGATGGGGAATGCTGTGTCGACCGATGCCATGGATGATCGACATTCCTATCTTATCGGGCTTGACAAAAACGGGAATGAACGCTGGCACATCGTGCTGGGTGGGATATTCAGTCAGATCGGTCTAATGCCAATGGATATGGACGGGGACGGCGACGAGGAACTACTCACCTACACCTGTTTTGGTGAATCCGACACCGTTGGCCAGGCGGGAAGCCTAATACGACTCTTTTCAACCGACGGGCTTCTGCTGGATTCCCTGAGGTTGCCTGAGGGCCCGGTCGTGCGCCAACTGATCGGTGGCGATCTGGACGCCGACGGCAGTGACGAGATTCTGCTGACCACGACAGGCGGCCAAATCATAGTGTACGATAAGATGCTGACCGAAATAGGTCGATACCAATTTGAGACCGAACCGAGTGTTTGGAAAGTCGGGGGTTTTCTTGACAACGGCAGGAATCAACTGATTGTTTCCACGGCTGACGGCATGACCTTTCTGCTGGATGGGGATTTCCGCCTGCTTGCACAGTACGAGGGTCTGTTTAATTATGATTATTCGCACAGGCTGGACTTCGACCCGGAGTTGGCTGTATCACCTCTGTTGCTGAGAGACCTGATCGAACCTCAATCGTTGGTCGTATACTTTGAGGAGCAACCATTCCTGGCCAGGTTGACGACCTTTATGGTTCGACATCGTTGGACTTTTCTCGCCGTTCTTGGTCTGCTGGCTATAGCCTTGGTGGCGACCAACTATCATCGCAGAAAAGTACGGCGAAACCTGGAGTTGATCTCGCTCCAACGTGATGAACTTGAACAGGCGCGCAATGAGTTGCAGAAGGCCATGGTCGATCTTGTCACCGCTCAGACCCGATTGGTCCAGTCGGAGAAAATGGCCTCGCTGGGAATGTTGGTTGCTGGTATTGCGCATGAAATCAACAATACCCTGGGCGCCATGGCAAGTAACAACAACACGGCCTACCGCGCTGTCGGACGACTGCGTCAACTTCTGGCCGGCGCCGAGGTCGATCCGAAGCGAATGACCGATCTGGACAAGACCTTCGACGTGGCCGAGGCATCCAGCCGAAATGTCGGGGATGGAGCAGACTCGATTGCCGGCATTGTAAAACGACTCAGAAGCTTCGCCCGTTTGGACGAAGCTGAGTTGCAGCGAGTGGATGTACACGACTGTCTGGATGAGACTATCGGTCTGCTGCACGGACAACTGGCGCAGAATATTATCGTCAACAGAGAATATGGTGACCTGCCCCGGATCGCCTGCTATCCCAGTCAACTTAACCAGGTATTCCTCAATCTATTGGCCAATGCCAAAGAAGCCATCAGCGGTCGTGGAGAGATCACGATCCAAACTGCGGTGCGCGATGGAATGGGTGTCATTACGGTTTCCGATACCGGCGAAGGGATTCCCCCCGACCGGCTGGACAAAGTTTTTGATCCCGGCTACACGACCAAAGGTGTCGGGGTGGGAACAGGTCTTGGGCTGGCTATCTGTTATCAGATCATGCGCGACCATCAGGGCGACATTACGGTAGCAAGCGAACCGGGCCAGGGGACGACGTTCACGGTAAGTCTACCCTTGGACCCGGGGTAA